Genomic segment of Actinomycetota bacterium:
GACCATATCGGATTTTCACCGATTTCCCTCTTAACTTTTAAGACTTCTTGAATGCTTAATATTTAATTGTAGTTTTAAAAATACTACTAAATATGCTCAATGTCAATAATTTTATATTATCAATATTTTTTATTTTATTTCTTTGAAGATAATATCTCTTAAGATTCTGCGACCTCTGAATATGTTACATTTTAGAGTTCCTAAAGGCTGTTTTAATAATTTTGCTATTTCTTTGTATGAGTATCCATAAATATCTCTCAATACTATTGGAACTCTATATTTTTGTGGTAATGAAATAATATTTTCAATTATCTTCCTTCCATCTTCCTTTTTTAAAAATTCCCTCTCAACAGATGATAGTTCTTTATACCTGGCGCTTTTTGAAAAATCCTTATCATACTCTAAATCTAATTCTTTAGTTTTAGAAGTATACCTTTTTCTCTTTCTTATAAGATCGATACAGGTATTGGTAGTTAGCCTAAATAACCATGTTGAAAATTTTGACCTACCACCAAACTTATGAAGGGATTTGTAAATCTTTAGGAACACCTCCTGCGCAGCATCTGAAGCATCATGACTATTTCCCATTATATAAAAAGCGGAGGTAAATACCTTATTTTTGTATCTATTTACTATTGCTTCAAATGCAAGATTATCACCTTTTCTTGCACGAGCTATTAGAAATTGGTCGCTTAAATTATGATATCTTTCTATAAATATATTCTTAGTTGATTCGTTTTCTGAAACATCCATCTTCTTCATTCTTATTAGTCTTTTTTATTAACTTAAAGAAAATTTTCTTTTTAATCTCAAAGATTTTAAAAGTTGTTATAATTATAATTATAACAAAATCCTTTATCATTATCTGATAGAGGATCAAAAAATAAATCTATTAATAGTTTTTCAAAATAAGAATTATTATCTTCCATATCCTGGAGGAGCATCCACTAATTCGACTTTTGTTGTAAATTTTTTACCATATCTATATATTTCTAATTCTACTTTATCACCAACATTATATTTGACTATTTCTGCTATTAAATCGAGCTGTGTTCTTAATACTATATTGTTACACTTAGTAATAATATCTCCAACTTTTATTCCAGCTTTTTCAGCAGGTAAGTCTTCAAATACCTGTACAACGAATACCCCAGGAACATCTGGATCTGTTGAATCTCCCATTTTTATACCTATTATTGGTATTCTGGATTTGCCATATTTTATTATTTGATTTGCAATATTTGTAGCTATATCACTTGGAATAGCAAAACCTAATCCAACTGATGTAGGCATTAAACCATACATCTGATTAGGACTTATTATCAGTGTATTAATTCCCATTACTTTACCCTCTATATTGGCTAAAGCACCACCACTATTTCCCATATTTATAGCAGCATCTGTCTGAATTAAATCAACTACTACCTTATATTCCTCACCACCTATTAATTGAGGTATTTCTCTTCCAAGTGCACTGACTATTCCTGAAGTAACAGTCTGCTGAAATCCAAATGGACTTCCAATTGCAACTGCTAAATCTCCTACTTCTATATCTCTTACAGATATAAACTCAGCTGCCTTTAAATTTTTCTTATCCACTTTTATAACAGCAATATCAGCACGTGGTTCCATTCCTACTAATTTTGCCTTTTCTGTTTTACCATCAAAAAAAGTCACCTTAATATTTTCTTTTTCTGCTTCTTCAACAACATGAGCATTGGTTAATATATAGCCATCTTCTGAAAAAATTACCCCACTGCCAACAGCAGGAACTAGACCTTCACGACCAAAAATATCATATTCAATTACTTCAACAGTAATATTTACCACACTCGGTTGAACTTTCTTTGCTACTTCTGTAACAGGATTTACTAACATAGCTTCACTTTTAACTATTTCTTGTTCTTTTGAGGTTTCTTCTTTGGTAATTTCCTTTTCTTTTATAGTTTCTTGCTTTTCTGCAGTCTTTTCTATTCTTTCTTCAGTAGGAGAGGTAATTTGTAATTTTCTTAAATATACTGTTCCAAATATAGCTCCAACTCCAATAATTAATATTGAAATCACAATTAAAACTATTAAACATCCTCTTAAAAAGTTTGAAGATCTGTTGTATTTTATGTAATTGTTGTCATCCATTTCTTTAACACCTCTTAAAAATGCATTTCAAAGTTAAAAGCAAAGTATTTTTTATACCACCATTTCCTTCTCTTTTTTAGCTTTAAATATTGAAATAAGCTCAGGAATAACTTTAAATAAATCTCCTACTATACCAAAATCTGCAATCTTGAATATAGGAGCGTCTGGATCTTTATTTATAGCTACAATTGTTTCTGATGCCTGCATACCAGCTCTATGTTGAATAGCTCCTGAGATGCCACAAGCAATATAAAGTTTTGGAGATACAGTTTTACCAGTCTGACCTACCTGGTGGTCTTTTGATATCCATCCTGCATCAACTGCTGCTCTTGATGCTCCAACTTCACCACCTAACAAGTCAGCAAGTTCTTGAATAAGTGGAAAGTTTTCAGGCCCTTTCAATCCTCTTCCACCTGACACTATTACTTCCGCTTCCTCAAGTTTAACTATTTTCTTCTCCAACTTTAAGTATTTAACAAAATGAGAAAGAATATCAGATTCTAAAATATTTGGCTTTATATTGATGACATTTCCTTCTCTTGATAAATCTTTTTCAGGTTCTCTAAATACACCTGGCCTTACTGTTGCCATTTGTGGTCTATGATTTTTGCATGTGATAGTAGCCATAATATTTCCACCAAATGCTGGTCTTGTTTGTAGAAGATGTCGTTCAGTCTCATCTATGGTGAGTTCTGTACAATCTGCCGTTAGTCCGGTCTGTATTCTTTGAGCAAGTCTTGGAGCTAAATCCCTTCCCATGTGTGTTGCTCCAAAGATGAATATTTCAGGTTTTTTTTCCATAGTAAGGTCATAAATTGCTTTTGTATATAAATCTGTTTGATAATTCTCCAACAATGGATTATCTATTAAGTAGACATTATCAGCTCCACATTGAATCAATTCTTGAGCTAATTCTGCAATTTTATGACCTAAAAGTATCGATTCAACTCTGACTCCTAAAATATCAGCGATTTGACACGCTTTTCCAACCAATTGCTTTGCAACTCTAGTTAATTTTCCATCTCTTTGCTCAGCAAAAGTCCATACACCAGAATATTTACTTATATCAATAACACCCTCTTCTATTACTTCAATAGATATTGCTTCTACAGGACATTCATCAACACAAGCTCCACACTCATTACAAGCATCAAGTAGTACTGCAATATTTTCGTCATCAAGCTTAACTCCATTAAAAGGACATATCTCTACACAAAGTCCACATCCAGAACATAAATCTCTATTTATATAAATTGCCATATATTTACCCCCAATCTATAATATATTCTTTGCTCTTAGTCGATTAAATAAAATCTCAGCAGCTTTTTTAGGTTCATCCCTGATAATTTCACCTTTACCTTTCGGTTCCGGAGAAAAGATTCTTTTAACTGAAGTAGGTGAACCATCCATTCCTATTCTCTTTTCATCAACATCCATATCTTTCTTTTCCCATATTTCAACCTCTTTCTCCCTATATGCACTCATAATCCTATATGCTGAAGGGTATCTGGGTTTATTTGCCTCTGCAGTTACAGTTAAAAGAGCAGGTAAGTTTGCTTCCCATCTTACTCTTTTATCCTCAAGTTCTTGAATTACGATTATCTTATTATCTTCAATATTCACCTCTAAAACATAGGTTATTTGAGGAATTGATAGAAACTCTGCTAATTGTGGTCCTACCTGTGCAGTATCTCCATCTATCGCCTGTCTTCCACACAGAACTAAATCATACTTTCCAATTTTCTTGATAGCAGATCCCAGGGAGTATGCTGTAGCCATTGTATCAGCTCCAGCAAAAGCCCTATCAGTTAGAAGTATTGCTCTATCAGCACCAATAGCTATTGCTTCTCTTAAAGCTTCATCTGCTTGCGGAGGTCCCATAGAAATAACTATAACTTCACCACCAAATTCTTCTTTTAATCTTAATGCTACTTCTAAAGCATTTTTATCCTCAGGATTTATAATGCTTGGAATTCCTTCCCTCATAAGTCTACCTGTTCTCTTATCAATTTTGACATTTGTTGTATCAGGAACTTGTTTAATACAAACAATAAATTTCATATTTTACCCCCAATAAATTATAATCATTAGAATTTTTAACTCTTTCATATTTCTCTTCTAATCATATTGGCTATTACAAGTTTTTGGATTTCATTGGTTCCTTCATAAATTCTTGCTACCCTTGCATCTCTGTACATTCTCTCAATAGGGAACTTCTTCATATAACCCATACCACCATGTATTTGAAGTGCTATATCAATAGCTCTGCCAAGAACCTCCGATGCAAACAGCTTGCACATTGCTGACTCCTTGGTGAATCTCTGATCATTCTCCTTTAACCAAACTGCATGATAAACCATCTGTCTAGCTGCATATATTTCTGTTGCCATATCAGCAATCATCCATTGTATTGCTTGATTTTCCCATATAGGCTTTCCAAATTGAACCCTATCTGTGGCAAATTTTATTGATGCATCTAAACAAGCCTGAGCTCCACCGACACATCCAGCTGCCAATGCTAACCTTCCACAGTCAAGCCCCTTCATAAATACAATAAAGCCTGCTCCCACATCACCTAAAACATTCTCCTTGGGCACATTACAATCTTCAAATATTAACTCAGCAGTACTTGAACCTCTAATTCCCATTTTATCTTCTAACGTTCCTATAGAAAATCCTGGGGTACCTTTCTCAACTATAAAAGCTGTTACCCCACCTCGAGCTCCAAGTGCTTTATCTGTAACAGTTAAAACTATAACAACATCTGCTATATCCCCATTAGTTATCCATATTTTAGTACCATTTAATATATAATAATTACCATCTCTTACAGCTGTAGTTTCTATAGCAGCTGCATCTGAACCAGCATTGGGCTCGGTTAATGCGAAGGCTCCTATTTTTTCCCCTTTTGCAAGTGGGGTTAAATATTTCTGTTTTTGTTCCTCTGTTCCAAACATTTCAATAGGCATGCAACATAGTGATGTATGTGCACCTAAAATAGTACCATGTGAGCTACATACTTTCCCAATCTCCTCAGCAGCGAT
This window contains:
- a CDS encoding acyl-CoA dehydrogenase; the protein is MDYSIPKELELLCKTVREFAEKEIAPVVEDMDREGKFPHENIKKMAKLGFMGLPIPKKYGGAGAGMLGYCIAAEEIGKVCSSHGTILGAHTSLCCMPIEMFGTEEQKQKYLTPLAKGEKIGAFALTEPNAGSDAAAIETTAVRDGNYYILNGTKIWITNGDIADVVIVLTVTDKALGARGGVTAFIVEKGTPGFSIGTLEDKMGIRGSSTAELIFEDCNVPKENVLGDVGAGFIVFMKGLDCGRLALAAGCVGGAQACLDASIKFATDRVQFGKPIWENQAIQWMIADMATEIYAARQMVYHAVWLKENDQRFTKESAMCKLFASEVLGRAIDIALQIHGGMGYMKKFPIERMYRDARVARIYEGTNEIQKLVIANMIRREI
- a CDS encoding electron transfer flavoprotein subunit alpha, whose product is MAIYINRDLCSGCGLCVEICPFNGVKLDDENIAVLLDACNECGACVDECPVEAISIEVIEEGVIDISKYSGVWTFAEQRDGKLTRVAKQLVGKACQIADILGVRVESILLGHKIAELAQELIQCGADNVYLIDNPLLENYQTDLYTKAIYDLTMEKKPEIFIFGATHMGRDLAPRLAQRIQTGLTADCTELTIDETERHLLQTRPAFGGNIMATITCKNHRPQMATVRPGVFREPEKDLSREGNVINIKPNILESDILSHFVKYLKLEKKIVKLEEAEVIVSGGRGLKGPENFPLIQELADLLGGEVGASRAAVDAGWISKDHQVGQTGKTVSPKLYIACGISGAIQHRAGMQASETIVAINKDPDAPIFKIADFGIVGDLFKVIPELISIFKAKKEKEMVV
- a CDS encoding sigma-70 family RNA polymerase sigma factor: MKKMDVSENESTKNIFIERYHNLSDQFLIARARKGDNLAFEAIVNRYKNKVFTSAFYIMGNSHDASDAAQEVFLKIYKSLHKFGGRSKFSTWLFRLTTNTCIDLIRKRKRYTSKTKELDLEYDKDFSKSARYKELSSVEREFLKKEDGRKIIENIISLPQKYRVPIVLRDIYGYSYKEIAKLLKQPLGTLKCNIFRGRRILRDIIFKEIK
- a CDS encoding electron transfer flavoprotein subunit beta/FixA family protein encodes the protein MKFIVCIKQVPDTTNVKIDKRTGRLMREGIPSIINPEDKNALEVALRLKEEFGGEVIVISMGPPQADEALREAIAIGADRAILLTDRAFAGADTMATAYSLGSAIKKIGKYDLVLCGRQAIDGDTAQVGPQLAEFLSIPQITYVLEVNIEDNKIIVIQELEDKRVRWEANLPALLTVTAEANKPRYPSAYRIMSAYREKEVEIWEKKDMDVDEKRIGMDGSPTSVKRIFSPEPKGKGEIIRDEPKKAAEILFNRLRAKNIL
- a CDS encoding trypsin-like peptidase domain-containing protein; protein product: MDDNNYIKYNRSSNFLRGCLIVLIVISILIIGVGAIFGTVYLRKLQITSPTEERIEKTAEKQETIKEKEITKEETSKEQEIVKSEAMLVNPVTEVAKKVQPSVVNITVEVIEYDIFGREGLVPAVGSGVIFSEDGYILTNAHVVEEAEKENIKVTFFDGKTEKAKLVGMEPRADIAVIKVDKKNLKAAEFISVRDIEVGDLAVAIGSPFGFQQTVTSGIVSALGREIPQLIGGEEYKVVVDLIQTDAAINMGNSGGALANIEGKVMGINTLIISPNQMYGLMPTSVGLGFAIPSDIATNIANQIIKYGKSRIPIIGIKMGDSTDPDVPGVFVVQVFEDLPAEKAGIKVGDIITKCNNIVLRTQLDLIAEIVKYNVGDKVELEIYRYGKKFTTKVELVDAPPGYGR